A window of the Nibribacter ruber genome harbors these coding sequences:
- a CDS encoding DUF5687 family protein, with translation MLSLLLSHQWKETTRSSVWQKNLAVNLVLGFFMLLMLLYVVMLGFFLDKILNYMFPGKETLAMINGGLLFYFMIDLALRFFMQELPVLGIQPYLHLPVGKSKLVNFVLWKSVTSLFNFLPLFLFIPFAVKTLPAVYGTTGTCMWVLGVFLLTLVNNFITMYVKRQLVEKPLVTFGFLAAVIGLAVADYFNLISLSTASRYFFNALGTQPVWVLVPLVLLVAVYVLNFNFLISHTYPEEMRVNKASKVGDSAEIGFLQRFGELGTLIGLELRLIQRHKRPRSVVIMSIFFLAYGFVFYMNKVYTDGFAMMIFPGIFMTGFMMMSYGQFVPGWQSAHFDALLTKRLSPYTFFLAKYWLFVPASVVAYLVTLLYGLLPEVGGKIMLINTACFLYNIGINTFVVLFMSTFNKKRIDLSKSASFNWQGVGASQFILMLPILLGPILIYLPFNLLGQPYWGVAALGVLGILGFIFHKQLLGLVVKRFNAQKYEIAAGFRQA, from the coding sequence ATGCTTTCACTTCTTCTTTCACACCAATGGAAAGAAACCACCCGGTCTTCTGTCTGGCAGAAAAACCTGGCGGTAAACTTGGTGCTGGGCTTCTTCATGCTCCTCATGCTCCTGTATGTGGTGATGCTGGGTTTCTTCCTGGACAAGATCCTCAATTACATGTTTCCGGGCAAAGAGACGCTGGCCATGATCAATGGCGGTCTCTTGTTTTATTTCATGATTGACCTGGCTCTGCGCTTCTTCATGCAGGAACTGCCCGTGCTGGGCATACAGCCGTACCTGCACCTGCCGGTGGGCAAATCTAAGCTGGTCAACTTCGTTCTCTGGAAGTCTGTTACCAGCCTCTTCAACTTCCTGCCGCTGTTCCTGTTCATTCCCTTCGCGGTAAAGACGCTGCCGGCGGTGTATGGCACCACCGGTACCTGTATGTGGGTGCTGGGCGTGTTCCTGCTCACACTGGTGAATAACTTTATCACCATGTACGTGAAGCGCCAGTTGGTGGAAAAACCCTTGGTGACGTTTGGATTTCTGGCGGCGGTGATCGGCCTGGCCGTGGCAGACTATTTCAATCTTATTTCGCTTAGCACCGCTTCTCGCTATTTCTTCAATGCCCTAGGTACGCAACCAGTTTGGGTGTTGGTGCCGCTAGTGCTGTTGGTGGCGGTGTATGTTCTAAACTTCAATTTCTTGATTTCGCATACCTATCCAGAAGAGATGCGAGTGAACAAGGCCTCTAAGGTGGGGGACAGCGCAGAGATTGGCTTTCTGCAGCGGTTTGGTGAACTGGGTACCTTGATTGGTCTGGAACTGCGCCTGATTCAACGGCACAAGCGGCCCAGGTCTGTGGTGATCATGTCCATCTTCTTTCTGGCGTACGGCTTTGTCTTCTACATGAACAAGGTGTACACAGATGGTTTTGCGATGATGATCTTCCCGGGTATTTTCATGACGGGTTTTATGATGATGAGCTACGGGCAGTTTGTACCGGGCTGGCAAAGCGCCCACTTTGACGCCTTGCTTACCAAGCGTCTTAGCCCTTATACCTTCTTCCTCGCTAAGTACTGGCTGTTTGTTCCGGCTAGCGTTGTGGCTTATCTGGTTACCTTGCTTTATGGCCTGTTACCAGAAGTAGGTGGTAAGATCATGTTGATAAATACGGCCTGCTTCCTATACAATATTGGCATTAACACATTTGTGGTGCTTTTTATGAGTACGTTCAACAAGAAACGCATTGACCTGAGCAAGAGTGCCTCATTCAACTGGCAAGGGGTAGGTGCCTCACAGTTTATCCTGATGTTGCCAATTCTGCTAGGGCCTATCCTAATTTACCTGCCCTTCAATCTTTTGGGTCAGCCTTACTGGGGCGTAGCTGCCTTGGGCGTCTTGGGTATCTTAGGCTTCATCTTCCATAAGCAATTGCTGGGCTTGGTGGTAAAGCGCTTTAACGCCCAGAAGTATGAGATTGCCGCCGGTTTCAGACAAGCCTAA